Proteins encoded by one window of Salicibibacter halophilus:
- a CDS encoding GNAT family N-acetyltransferase, protein MKNTVMSTERLTLREMNKDDVGNLMKIFSDPVAMKYYPSTKDKSQTMEWIEWTLNNYNQYGVGLWIVEDKVTGDFLGQCGIVPQEVDGEIEMEIGYLFVRSAWGNGYATEAALACKNYGFEQMKLRKIISLPDVDNIPSTKVAERIGMNIEKTVQKWGKEVYIYSVIT, encoded by the coding sequence ATGAAAAATACTGTCATGAGTACTGAGAGGTTGACACTAAGAGAAATGAATAAGGATGATGTCGGAAATTTAATGAAAATATTCTCCGACCCAGTGGCGATGAAGTATTACCCATCGACAAAAGACAAAAGTCAGACTATGGAGTGGATAGAATGGACGTTAAATAATTATAACCAATACGGGGTCGGACTATGGATCGTTGAAGATAAGGTGACAGGAGATTTTCTTGGTCAATGTGGTATTGTCCCTCAAGAGGTTGATGGTGAAATAGAAATGGAAATTGGTTATCTGTTCGTGAGGAGTGCATGGGGAAACGGGTACGCTACCGAAGCTGCGTTAGCTTGTAAGAATTATGGATTTGAGCAAATGAAATTAAGAAAGATAATTTCTTTACCTGATGTAGACAACATTCCATCCACAAAAGTTGCTGAACGAATTGGTATGAATATTGAAAAGACCGTTCAAAAATGGGGTAAAGAGGTATATATTTATTCTGTTATTACATAA
- a CDS encoding acetate--CoA ligase — MAAEAGGIQNEINKSALVYPDAKKEQSTALGSSEAFQSLLKRSQEDPVRFWEEVAQELHWFEPWEETRSGSLPEFEFFKGGISNPCYNLLDRHIENGIGNKTALIWEGEDGESRFYTYNMLLAEVNRFANVLRSFGVQKGDPVAIYLPNLAESFIAILACFRLGAVYSTIFSGFSEQSLKDRLLNFEPKVIVTADASLRGGKVIPLKEKVDQVVNGIPTAEAVLVVDRLGTEPAMKAGRDFQWEQERKKASIHCDPEPVEANEPGIVFYTSGTTGKPKGVVHSGMAFVVQNYIYAKYHMDHQPDDVFWCTADVGWLTMHIWGMAGSLANGVTTVVYDGAPNYPDADRIYQMIDKYRVNKLFTSPTALRMLRSLGEQALEPYDLSCLDVVSLVGEPFDQQTWHWTHDVLGEGKICVNNTWGQTETAGCPLAGAAWLTPMKPGSVGVQFLGAEVGIVDDDGNPVPPGTLGNLVIRQSFPMLCRTLWKEPDRYYQKYFSQVEGCYYASDNALEDEDGYFWVVGRSDDAFNVSGHRLSTMEMESAVLTNEGISEVAVIGKADDIKGEVPVVFAKLAEGYTSNHEWEEKINQSIVDGIGQFARPQIIFFIDAMPKTVSSKIMRRLLKEIVTDGDVKGDVTGLEDPSAIDHVKNVVSASAKTNLK, encoded by the coding sequence GTGGCTGCAGAAGCGGGAGGTATTCAGAATGAAATCAACAAAAGCGCACTTGTTTATCCTGATGCGAAAAAAGAGCAATCGACAGCCTTGGGAAGCAGCGAAGCTTTTCAATCTTTATTAAAGAGGTCCCAGGAGGATCCGGTCCGTTTTTGGGAGGAGGTTGCGCAAGAATTACATTGGTTTGAGCCGTGGGAAGAAACGAGGAGCGGTTCGTTGCCCGAATTTGAATTTTTCAAAGGCGGCATCAGCAACCCATGCTATAACCTATTAGATCGGCATATCGAAAACGGAATCGGCAATAAAACGGCGCTCATATGGGAAGGGGAAGACGGGGAGTCGCGTTTTTATACTTATAACATGCTGCTGGCTGAAGTCAATCGCTTTGCCAATGTCCTTCGGTCTTTTGGCGTACAAAAGGGAGACCCAGTGGCGATTTATCTTCCCAACCTCGCCGAATCTTTTATTGCCATCCTTGCTTGTTTTCGCCTGGGGGCTGTTTACAGTACTATTTTTTCCGGTTTTTCTGAACAATCTTTAAAAGATCGCCTGTTGAATTTTGAGCCCAAGGTGATCGTCACGGCTGATGCCAGTCTCCGAGGCGGAAAAGTCATCCCGTTGAAGGAAAAAGTCGATCAAGTGGTTAACGGCATCCCAACGGCAGAGGCGGTTCTCGTGGTTGATCGTCTTGGAACGGAACCGGCGATGAAGGCAGGAAGGGATTTTCAATGGGAACAAGAACGAAAAAAAGCAAGTATTCATTGTGACCCGGAGCCCGTGGAGGCAAATGAGCCCGGCATTGTCTTCTATACAAGCGGGACGACGGGCAAACCCAAAGGGGTCGTCCATTCCGGCATGGCTTTTGTCGTGCAAAATTATATCTACGCAAAATATCACATGGATCACCAACCGGACGATGTGTTTTGGTGTACCGCTGATGTCGGCTGGTTAACGATGCACATATGGGGCATGGCCGGTTCTTTGGCAAACGGAGTTACTACGGTGGTTTACGATGGCGCCCCCAATTACCCGGATGCAGATCGTATTTATCAAATGATTGATAAATATCGGGTCAACAAATTGTTCACCTCCCCTACCGCATTGCGAATGCTTCGCAGTCTCGGGGAACAAGCGCTTGAACCGTATGATCTTTCTTGTCTCGATGTCGTTTCCTTAGTCGGCGAACCGTTTGATCAGCAAACCTGGCATTGGACACACGATGTTCTTGGCGAAGGAAAAATATGTGTGAACAATACGTGGGGGCAAACGGAAACCGCAGGATGTCCTCTAGCAGGCGCGGCCTGGCTTACGCCTATGAAACCCGGATCCGTCGGTGTTCAATTTTTAGGCGCTGAGGTGGGGATCGTCGATGACGACGGCAACCCCGTACCTCCCGGCACTTTAGGCAACCTGGTGATCCGTCAATCGTTCCCGATGCTGTGCCGTACGCTTTGGAAAGAACCCGATCGATACTATCAAAAATATTTCAGTCAGGTGGAAGGTTGCTATTATGCGAGTGACAATGCTTTAGAAGATGAAGACGGTTATTTCTGGGTAGTGGGACGGTCGGATGATGCATTTAACGTTTCCGGTCATCGCCTGAGCACCATGGAAATGGAGAGTGCCGTGCTCACAAACGAAGGCATCTCTGAAGTTGCAGTGATCGGCAAGGCGGATGATATCAAAGGGGAAGTCCCGGTCGTTTTTGCCAAACTGGCAGAGGGCTATACGTCTAATCATGAATGGGAAGAAAAAATAAATCAGAGTATCGTCGATGGCATCGGTCAGTTTGCCCGCCCGCAAATAATCTTTTTCATTGACGCGATGCCGAAGACTGTCAGCAGTAAAATAATGCGCCGGCTGTTAAAAGAAATCGTTACGGATGGTGATGTCAAAGGCGACGTCACCGGGCTTGAAGACCCATCGGCGATTGATCATGTTAAAAACGTCGTCTCGGCATCGGCGAAAACTAATCTAAAATAA
- a CDS encoding DUF6688 domain-containing protein: MGVKSLFELFSILLILVAILIISTPAYALIRMFQSFSKEVQSQDVKDGSVKVKVIMDVFFSVVIYCFLLLGFYLNGVAVDAGGTLRIYEETGAMANGYASLANEHIVSVIVLLTLGLTGFGVACIKYKHLPPMVYVACSTLIILNIIFAAIYLTHTVSENYGEGFSVTLLQITFLSLCFLYIARLRDSLSHFHDNIHEEEIVYNNKFMIFLYRISNKYQKMPKLWSVILFPVLVIIQLILVLFGQRPDSFIRVFLETSSFNYSNIPMPEPETLEDDGHYLCTVSAKGHKKLVKPIRAGSRRGLRITVNRQLMVANAFENIFEQYMPSFHKVIRNFYDRFGYPISRHINSKWTADITYLLMKPLEWLFLVVIYTVDKKPENRILMQYSELSKRNT; the protein is encoded by the coding sequence TTGGGGGTAAAAAGTTTGTTTGAGCTTTTTTCGATACTGTTAATTCTAGTCGCAATTTTAATTATTTCAACTCCCGCTTATGCTCTAATAAGAATGTTTCAGAGTTTTTCGAAGGAGGTGCAGTCACAAGATGTTAAGGATGGTTCAGTCAAAGTTAAAGTAATAATGGATGTTTTCTTCTCCGTTGTTATTTACTGTTTTTTATTACTTGGCTTCTATCTAAATGGTGTTGCTGTAGACGCTGGCGGGACATTGCGTATTTATGAAGAAACTGGTGCCATGGCAAATGGCTATGCCTCTCTTGCCAATGAACATATTGTTTCAGTGATTGTCCTGTTAACATTGGGTTTGACTGGTTTTGGCGTCGCGTGCATTAAATATAAGCATCTTCCGCCGATGGTTTATGTGGCATGCAGTACCTTAATCATCTTGAATATCATATTTGCAGCTATCTATCTCACTCATACTGTCTCCGAGAACTATGGTGAAGGATTCTCGGTCACTCTTCTGCAAATAACCTTTCTATCATTATGTTTCTTATATATTGCAAGGCTGAGGGATTCCCTGAGTCATTTTCATGACAACATTCATGAAGAAGAAATTGTGTACAATAATAAATTCATGATATTTCTCTATAGGATCTCTAATAAGTATCAAAAGATGCCAAAATTGTGGTCTGTCATTTTGTTTCCGGTTCTGGTCATTATCCAACTGATTTTGGTCCTGTTTGGACAACGTCCGGATAGCTTTATCCGTGTGTTCCTTGAAACAAGCTCTTTTAATTATTCAAATATCCCTATGCCAGAACCAGAGACATTGGAGGATGACGGACATTATTTGTGTACGGTCTCTGCAAAAGGACATAAAAAATTGGTCAAACCAATTAGGGCAGGATCCAGGAGGGGATTAAGAATCACTGTGAATCGTCAGCTGATGGTTGCCAATGCATTTGAGAATATTTTTGAACAATACATGCCAAGCTTCCATAAAGTCATCCGCAACTTTTACGACAGGTTTGGCTATCCAATCAGCAGGCACATCAATTCAAAATGGACTGCAGACATCACTTATCTTTTAATGAAACCGTTAGAATGGTTGTTCCTCGTTGTGATATATACGGTGGACAAAAAGCCAGAAAATAGAATCCTTATGCAATATAGTGAATTAAGCAAGCGAAATACCTAA
- a CDS encoding IS4 family transposase, which produces MDKDTTSTTFKEALHPLNIKKVLEDFIGIDRYVKKLTHEKLVALMIYAQIYQIPSAKQLALTLKNSEELQESVNLSSISSSQLTRRLSDIGADVSQALFSDVVSQMKREIHPRHRLQVMSPIYLVDASIIPLCLSLCRWATYRPKQGKGGLKIHMNVACLPDGTAPEDAVLKPAIHADRTEMNELIVEEGALYLFDRGYNDYEAFDRYCEPETNIRFITRLKSNAVFDVIEEFPVNPDGPITRHARIRLGGGQKQMTHALRLIETHDSEGNLIQLITNDEEGKAEDLGELYRKRWHIELFFKWAKQHLQIKSFYGTSPNAVYNQIWMALITYCLLRLLQVLTGCTQSLFYLLRCVRDDCFKPFKELVKHLHRKPTRTSKGRQRTDPEGEFRRFTELVEKEGLEGAAAVYADVHCG; this is translated from the coding sequence ATGGACAAGGATACCACGAGTACCACATTTAAGGAAGCATTACATCCGTTAAATATCAAAAAGGTTTTAGAAGATTTTATTGGGATAGACCGATACGTTAAGAAATTAACCCATGAAAAATTGGTTGCTCTGATGATTTATGCACAGATCTACCAGATTCCAAGCGCGAAGCAGTTAGCGTTGACACTCAAGAATAGCGAAGAACTCCAAGAAAGCGTAAATCTTTCTTCGATTAGCAGCTCACAGCTTACACGCCGTTTGAGTGACATAGGCGCTGATGTTAGCCAGGCCTTATTTTCCGATGTCGTGAGCCAAATGAAGCGAGAAATCCATCCTCGTCATCGCTTGCAGGTGATGAGTCCCATCTATCTTGTGGACGCTTCGATCATTCCGCTCTGTCTTTCCCTCTGCCGATGGGCGACCTATCGTCCCAAACAGGGGAAAGGCGGCCTGAAAATTCATATGAACGTGGCTTGTCTGCCGGATGGAACCGCACCGGAGGACGCTGTTCTTAAACCAGCTATTCACGCCGATCGTACGGAAATGAATGAGCTGATTGTGGAAGAAGGCGCTCTGTACTTGTTCGATCGCGGCTACAACGATTATGAAGCCTTTGACCGGTATTGCGAACCGGAGACCAACATTCGATTCATCACGCGGCTCAAAAGCAATGCAGTATTCGATGTGATCGAAGAATTTCCGGTGAATCCGGACGGCCCCATTACCCGTCATGCCCGCATTCGGCTAGGCGGTGGTCAAAAGCAAATGACACATGCCCTTCGCTTGATTGAAACGCATGATAGTGAAGGTAATCTCATTCAACTCATCACAAACGACGAAGAGGGTAAGGCCGAGGACTTAGGCGAGCTTTATCGCAAGCGCTGGCATATCGAACTCTTTTTCAAATGGGCGAAGCAGCACTTACAAATCAAATCGTTTTACGGGACGAGCCCCAATGCTGTGTATAACCAAATTTGGATGGCGCTAATCACTTATTGCCTGCTACGGCTTCTTCAAGTGCTGACAGGTTGTACACAATCGCTGTTTTATCTGTTGCGCTGTGTGCGGGATGACTGCTTTAAGCCCTTCAAAGAACTGGTGAAACATCTGCATCGTAAGCCTACGCGAACAAGCAAAGGTCGGCAACGAACCGACCCTGAAGGGGAATTCCGGCGGTTCACCGAGCTTGTGGAGAAGGAGGGATTGGAAGGCGCTGCGGCTGTGTATGCAGATGTCCACTGTGGATAA
- a CDS encoding Fic family protein, whose amino-acid sequence MQNIKKATELKEQLDRQRPLDAVTVRRLKEDFFIRNTYHSNAIEGNTLTIYETKAILEDGITVGNGKTLREHMEVINHRDAIQYVESYTVTRVLDTK is encoded by the coding sequence ATGCAAAATATAAAGAAGGCTACTGAACTCAAGGAACAATTAGATCGTCAACGACCTCTTGATGCTGTAACCGTTCGGCGCTTGAAAGAGGACTTTTTCATCAGGAACACTTATCACAGCAATGCCATTGAAGGAAACACACTGACGATTTATGAAACAAAAGCGATTCTTGAAGATGGCATTACCGTTGGGAACGGAAAGACACTTCGAGAGCATATGGAAGTCATAAACCATCGGGATGCGATTCAGTACGTAGAAAGTTATACTGTAACCAGGGTGTTGGACACAAAATGA
- a CDS encoding Fic family protein, translating into MTKGYITSVVTRPLTECLIRNIHSLILKGIDTDQAGAYRRQDVVITGASHSVTPHLKIADDLEELMRWYTSALENNKGHSIEIAAILHSKFVNIHPFLDGNGRTGRLLMNFELMRAGYLPVIIQVDDRQKYYEALDHAGVNNDYTMLIDMVASLEVGALEKYLELL; encoded by the coding sequence TTGACAAAGGGTTACATTACAAGTGTTGTCACTCGACCATTAACAGAATGCCTCATTCGTAATATCCACTCCTTAATTTTAAAAGGGATCGATACGGATCAGGCGGGAGCGTATCGTCGTCAAGACGTAGTCATTACGGGGGCATCACACTCGGTGACTCCACATCTTAAAATTGCCGATGATTTGGAGGAGCTGATGCGTTGGTATACTTCTGCCTTAGAAAACAACAAGGGCCATTCCATTGAAATTGCAGCCATCCTTCATAGCAAGTTCGTAAACATACATCCTTTCTTGGATGGCAATGGACGAACGGGGCGTTTGTTGATGAATTTTGAGCTAATGAGAGCTGGATATCTCCCGGTTATCATTCAAGTGGACGATCGGCAAAAATATTATGAGGCATTAGACCATGCTGGTGTGAACAATGACTATACGATGCTTATTGATATGGTGGCATCTTTAGAAGTAGGTGCATTAGAGAAGTATTTGGAGTTGTTATAG
- a CDS encoding class I SAM-dependent methyltransferase encodes MDQKWDESDTELFLRYGRVFIPERDELEKAFIDLIPANHDEELVVVDIAAGGGWLTETIVSTFPKAHVIALDGSSEMLDYTKDQLNQYADRLEFRHFDLFDDSWLKGLPNNIRCFVSSLAIHHLDLKQKQDLFKKLYLNLQENGALLIADILKPVNEIGRRSMSRSWDEVTKKQSLDLEDNLQAYEYFLNAEWNLFEHPDDPVDKPSTLLEQLNALEQAGFSDVDAWWVKAGHALFGGYK; translated from the coding sequence ATGGATCAAAAATGGGATGAATCAGATACAGAATTGTTTCTCCGTTACGGACGGGTATTTATACCAGAACGTGATGAATTGGAAAAGGCTTTTATCGATCTTATTCCAGCAAATCATGATGAAGAATTAGTTGTTGTAGACATTGCCGCAGGTGGAGGCTGGCTAACCGAAACAATTGTAAGCACTTTTCCTAAAGCACATGTTATTGCTCTGGACGGATCTTCAGAAATGTTGGATTATACGAAAGATCAACTTAATCAATATGCAGACCGTTTAGAATTTCGCCATTTTGATCTTTTTGACGACTCATGGCTAAAAGGTTTACCGAATAATATAAGATGTTTTGTGAGTAGCCTTGCGATTCATCATCTTGATCTTAAACAAAAACAAGATCTATTTAAAAAGCTTTATTTAAATTTGCAAGAAAATGGAGCCCTCTTGATTGCGGACATTTTAAAACCGGTGAATGAAATAGGTAGGCGTAGCATGAGTCGTAGTTGGGATGAAGTTACGAAAAAACAATCTCTTGATCTAGAGGATAACCTTCAAGCCTACGAATATTTTCTCAACGCAGAATGGAATCTGTTTGAGCATCCGGATGATCCTGTCGACAAACCATCCACGCTGTTGGAACAATTAAACGCACTTGAGCAAGCGGGCTTTTCTGATGTAGATGCATGGTGGGTAAAAGCAGGTCATGCTCTTTTTGGGGGATATAAGTAG